The Saccharomyces eubayanus strain FM1318 chromosome XIII, whole genome shotgun sequence DNA segment TCATTTCTGATCCAGACAGGTATACTTTATCTTTTATGGTAGATTTATGAATGAACACTCTTGCCCTGATTGCTAAATCTTGAATCTCTGGTAATTTGGGAGGccattttgttgttttagTGGTATCTCCTGTCTTTGTTGGGTCATAACTATCTTCTCCTTCgtcctcctcctcttcctcttcctttCCATTCAAACTTTCGTATACATTTATATCgattttgtcttttctctcttttttgatttgttctAACTTTTCCATGTcaaatttattgatttcttgCAAGATAGGTTGCTTCTGTTCAATATCGAATACATTTTCATAGTCACTGATCTCTCTGAGGATAGGGTCTTTTTTAAGATCATGCAGTGTTTTCAATTCAGCGGCTAATTTGAGTTGGTAACGTGACAGAGAGGGAAGTATTTGAACTGGCACTTTATCTTGATTGTCTACGGCTTCATTATAAGTTACTAGATTTGGCGAAAGTTCAATTATTTTGTTATAGGACTCCACCAGTTTGGTCACGGCATGCTCCAGTTGAATCACTTCAAGGTAATCGTAATCGGCTGTCCTGGGTCGATCTTCCAAACCATTTTTCATACAGGTTTCCTTCCGTTGTTGTGAACTAGCACCCTTTTTCAACTTATTCTCTATTtgggttttctttttacctTTCACCTTTTCGCTCATTATTGATAAAGCTGGTGCTGATATCCTTTACTCTATATGTGCATCTACTCGTCTCACACAAAttgaattgttttgttttgcttaAGATTAATATGCTGTTTAGATAAATTTTGCGATGagctcttgaaaaatttccatATGTTTAGGGCCGCAttaagaaattgaaaaaagaaaataatctCTTTTATCAGGAATGGCagcggaaaaaaaaaacccatATGCAATAGTGGAATAATAAAGTACGTATGCAGTATTTAATGTCTATTTCAATATAGTATATAATTGCTTTTCTAATGGCTCCTCCCCgttttcaacttcttcttcttcctctaaGGTTATCCCTTCAGATATGTCTTTCTGAACGTATTTCAATTTATTCTCTGCTTCATCTTTAACATCTCcatcttgtaattttttttccactcTATCTACCTCTTCATCACCCTTTGTGGTTTCAAATTCAGGAGTTTCAAACGAAATTAAAGCACCGAAATATTTCTTGGTTTGATTTTTGGCCCTTGACTGACCATGGGGAATAATTTTCCCATATACATCTCCTTTCAAATTCGTTATGTCCCAATTCAAGCCTGcgattttcaaattagGGTACCCTGTAGGCAATCCAAcatctttcattttcataCACCATGGTGGTAACTGCCCTTCGGGCAGGTTCATAATCTCGCGAAGTTCTTGACTGATTCTCCCTGGCCTCTTGCGATTAACCATTCTTCTCCATTTCGCCTCCTCAAAAAGATTCCTGTTTTCGTAATAAACATCACCGAAAGGTAGCAAGTGATCAGGTTTCCAGTTCGCTCccgttttgaaaaacacaTCATGCAATTTCTTGTAATCCAAGTCTAGAGTGCCCATTTTTGGCTGGACTCGAGCTCTTGACGCTTCTTTCAATGACTTTTCGTCTTGAGCATCCGGTCCACTTTGCGGGAGCGTTGATCTCATCTGCTCTATATTTGTCTTCTTGATAATATCGGGCAATTCAAAAGGCATTTTACCCAGTAAAGAACGGCCAGAAAGGTATTCTTTCTTGGATTGCCAGTGGTTGGGTACAGGGATCACATTTTTGGTGCATTTAATGGAAGCCAGTAAGGCAGGGTAGCTTGCGTCACAGTCGTACCACTCTATATTTTGCGGAAACGGTACCTGGCTTTTCAATTCTGATAGGGACggtttttccattttcctACGCTTTCTCGTCGAAAAATGCTCTTCACCATCATCTTGAAATACATTTTCCAACTCACGTTTGGCATCAGGATTTGCCTCCATGACGTGTCCCGCCTTTACTGTAGTAACTACTTGATCGTTCTGATTTCTAGTTTCTTTCGGCACAGCTTCATGCGCCTGTACTTGAAACCGTCGCAGGACATCCTTAAACTGTTCTTCTAGCTTCTCATCCACCAGTCCATTTATTGCTCTCTTCTTGGTAGCCAACTCAACGCTCCCCTTGTTTTGCTTGAGCCTTCTTGCTTCAATCATGGCGGCGATATCAGCTTTACTATTTACCACAGACACATTTTTACTTTGCTTTGTTCCGGAACGTTTCCTAGATTTGGTCCTGGCCATTTCGCCACTTGCTCGTATATGCCGCTGCGCCTAATTTGTAGATGAAGGTTCTTTTTGACCTTATCACTAAGTAATCTCCATTCCTGTCAACGTTaatattttcaactttCTATTACAAATTAGGGCTGGCTGTACGGCAACAAACAAACCTAACATCACTGTATTTTCCACCGGTACCCTGCCCGTTCATTTTACTTGACCCCTatcttttttccaatttagCCCTAGGCAAGGCCTACCGGCAAATTCCGCTGCAAAAACGCGAAGATCATGACTTTTTCACCCAAAAGGTAGAAATCGCGACTGATAAAGATCATGCAAAAAAACGATGATTGGCTACCTGTACAGGGCAACAACATGAGCCATGCTCTGCACTCACGCATTACTTTCCTCCATTGCCATTGTGTAAAATTTAGTATAAGATATCGcggaaggaaaaaaaaaaaagcactACCCTCTTGCACTGATCTTGCATGTATAGTAGCATTCTATAAATATATAGTTCGAGAAATTTTACGAAATTTTCAGGTACAGTTCAGTCAGTCCTTTAGCGATACCTTacatttgaattttgaaaaagtcaGAAATTGCCTATTTTGACGTTATCGTTTCAACCCGTTTACgatatatattttacatTCATTGAATAAAATCAGCATTGATTCAGTCCGTTATATAAGCGAATTATACAAATTGAAGACAAGAGTAATCACAACCACAACGTCACCATCACTATGTCATCTACTACTACAGCGAACGTAATAGAGAAGAAGCCAGTCTCGTTTTCTAATATCCTGCTAGGTGCGTGTTTGAACCTGTCAGAGGTCACTACATTGGGCCAACCTTTAGAGGTTGTCAAGACCACCATGGCTGCGAACAGAAACTTGACGTTTTTGGAGTCGGTCAAGCATGTTTGGTCAAGAGGTGGTATCCTGGGTTACTACCAGGGTTTGATTCCATGGGCATGGATTGAAGGTTCCACTAAAGGTGCTGTGCTATTGTTCGTTTCGGCAGAGGCTGAATACCGCTTTAAGAGTTTGGGGCTAAGCAACTTTGCATCGGGTATAATGGGTGGTGTCACAGGTGGTGTCACTCAAGCTTATTTGACCATGGGGTTCTGTACTTGTATGAAGACTGTGGAAATTACAAGACACAAATCCGCCACTGCGGGTGGTGTCCCACAATCTTCTTGGAGTGTGTTCAAGACTATTTACCAAAAGGAAGGTATCAGAGGTATCAATAAAGGTGTCAATGCTGTTGCCATCAGACAAATGACCAATTGGGGGTCCCGTTTCGGTTTATCCAGATTAGTGGAAGACGGTATCAGGAAAGCGACCGGGAAGACCGGTAAGGATGACAAGTTGAGCGCATTGGAAAAGATCAGTGCCAGTGCCGTAGGTGGTGGTTTAAGTGCTTGGAATCAACCAATTGAAGTCATCAGAGTCGAGATGCAATCTAAGAAGGAAGATCCGAACAGACCAAAGAACTTGACTGTTGGGAAAACATTCAAATACATTTATCAGTCCAACGGTTTGAAGGGTCTATACCGTGGTGTTACTCCAAGAATCGGTTTAGGTATCTGGCAAACAGTTTTCATGGTCGGGTTCGGTGATATGGCAAAGGAATTTGTCGCTAGAATGACAGGTGAAACCCCAGTTGCTAAGCATTAGTGCGTGTTGTATTTTTacattatttcttttttttatttaattaCTTTAATGAGTCATTTCGAATTCTATGCCAGTTTCTAAGTGATTCCTCATTGCTTCATGCCCATTTTCATTACACTTCAGTTTTgctatttctttcttttacgAGTATATTTTATAGATTTTTATCAACGCTACtaactcttcttcttgcccTTCATGAAATGTTAGAAATTATTAAATTCTACAGAATTGATAatacataaaaataaactatTAAAAGtattagaaaaaaactattttaTATCTTAAAATTTAAATATGCACAGTTCAGTAGAAAGTGGAAGGTCTCTTGTAGGAGAAGGTCTTGGAAGATTTTTGGACTCTGTGTGGCAATGGGAATTTCAAGTCCTTGGTCAAAAATTGCTTGACGTATTGTCTCTTAACGTCGGcagtcttttcaatttcagcaACCTTCAAGATGTGGATAGATCTAAATCTAGTTCTGTGTCTGGCAGCCATGTCTTGGTATAAAGTttcaacagcagcaactCTAGAAACGTCTCTAATTTCCTTGTACATGTTGTGAGTACCAGATCTGGAGTCGTATCTGACCCAGACACCGAAGTTCTTAACCTTAGTTGGGTGAGCTTCGTTAATTTGGTTAATGGTAACAATTTCACCAGAAGCCTTCTTAACTTTGTGCAATCTTTGCAAGAAATACCAGTAACGAGACTTGGCAATAACTTCGTTTGAAGCAAAGATTCTCATTCTGAACAACTTTGGTTCTGGAACAGATTCAGTTGGCAAACGACGGCCAATAACTTGGTATTCTTTAAAGTGAGCcactaataaaaaaaatcataagTAGGATGTTAGTAAAGAAGTTCATGTTTTCTGCTTTTTCAACAGATGCTTTCTATGGAAGAGTATCCTTCACTCGGAAAATCGTGTATTCATCAATATTGTTCACTTTAGGGCAAAACGCAGCTTCATAATCTTCGACTTTTCAAGCCAaaatataatgaaaaggatatattttattttgcaATCATTctgtttttaaaaaaataggtCATCCTTTAAGCTTTTCGTGCACTTGCCCTGTCAATTTCCTGGGCATATAGTTGGTAATGATGTTCCTGGGATACCATTTGTTCGAATTCAGTATTGAAGGCCCGTCCGTGACCATAGCTGAGCTCATCCATCGAAAAGTTGCTAGTATTTTTCATGATTATCTCTAAAGTTGATGATTATATGTCCCCGGTATCTCTTAGATTACTCTTCCATCTTTGTGGCATAGTTCAGTATGTATTTACTCACTTTTTCCGCACTGTTTTTCCTTAAAAGACTTGAAGAACTTAATAGTGATTTTTAAAAGTGTTGAAATTCTTAAACCTCAATCtttaaattgaaatttggCGATACCTTGCCACGGTGTGATTTGGGTGCACAGGGGAGCAAACAGGCGCCCGGGCCTGCCAGGTAAGTAATGTGAGTGGTCCCAGTGGACTTGGTAAGGTGTGCCAAAGTCTGGAAGGAAGCCCCCACTGGGTGGGGGCGTTCTCAGCCCGTGATACCTTGCTGGGTTGGGCCTAGCTTGTCTAATGAAGCGCAGGCCGAAAATGCAAAATGCgctagaaaaaaaagaatgcattagaaaaaatcaaaaaggGCCTTTCTTGGTGTTGGAACATAGAAGTGTTTGGGTTTTCAGTCTCAtataatcaaaatatcagaCCTCACTCTGATGTACTTATGTACAACTCGGTCGGAACCATTGCCagaagataataaaaaaagtattgCTTGGTGCAACTCTTGCTATGAAAAGACTATTTTTTCCCATATGTttaagaataaataatgtAAATAGTATATAGTTTGTGTTTTCCGCAGGACTTTCACAATACACATGTTCCGGAGCCTTCAATTATTATGTATCCTTATTAAAGGCAATTAGAAGTATTACAGTTTACAGCATCGTCGACAATACAGTTAGATGATGCTGTGGTGGCACCGTAGGCAGTAGGGGAACGCTTCTTATCGCGTTCAGAGTTTCCGTTATTCTCGAAGGCTTCTTGAGATGATGATGGGGAAGGTTCTGTACCGCCGGCTATGATGGAAAATCTTCTACGGATATCCTCGTTGACTTCTCCGGAAACGAATTCTGGTTGAACTGTGGCAGAATGGATACCATGTTGATGgaagatttttcttatcaatTTGGCGGAGCTAATGAATTTATCAGGTGTGCAGTCGATTTGAACATGAATGGATGCAATGTATATGGACTCGGTCAAATTCCAGATGTGGAAATCATGGACGGCAACTACACCAGGTACCGCCAAAATctctctttgaatttgatcGGCAGAAATTGTAGATGGAGTGGCTTGTAGTAAAATTCTTGAAGCTCTACGTGATAGGGGCAGAGCTGAAgagaaaatgataatggTGATAAGCAAAGAGACAATCGGATCCGAATAAAACCTCCAAGAATATtctgttttccaaatgaaCAAAGCTGCTGTAATGACACCGATGTTACCCAAAGCGTCACCCAAGACATGTAAAAAGACACCGTGCATATTTAGCGAAcgttgtttgtttttctttggtccGCTATTGTGACCGTGGTCATCATGGTTCAATAAAGGTTGGTTTTCGTTGGATAATCTGTTTACTACTGATTGGGGAAGGACTTCTCTGATGTCCTCTGATGGACCAGGACTTGAAATAGCGTCTTCGTCGGCAGAAAAGTTATCGTTTGGAAGAGACGCGTGGGAATGGGAATGAGTGGCATTCGACTCTATGTCGAGATCGTTATTTCCGCCTTCGATGGAGCCATGAGAATGCGAGTGCAAACTGTCACTGCCATGGTCGTGGAACAGAAACAAACCCGCAATGTTGGAAATCAACCCTGCTACACCAACGTACAGAACCAACTTTGGGTTCTGGATTTCTTGAGGTTCAATCAATCTTTGTAAAGCTTCGATCATAATGGAAAAACACAAGGCAATAAGGAAAACAGCGTTGATTAAGGCACCCAAAATTTCAGCTCTTTTCCAGCCGTAAGTGTACTTAGCATCGGGACCCCTGTTTTTGGCCACATCCACTGCCCAAAGCGCGACTAAAAGAGAGATAATATCATTCAGCATGTGGAACGAATCCGCAATCAAAGCCAGCGAATGCGACATATAACCAATGATCAGTTCCAACAGGAAAAAGATCGTGTCTAAGgtcaaaagagaaataatTCTCAACTCTTTACCGGAAATCATGACTCTACTAGTATCCTGATACGCTTGTCGGTTGTGAGTGTACAAAAATCTGTGCCAAGCTTTTTGGAGAATCTAAGCGTTAGTTGGTGAGCTTTTTTATGAAGTTACTCTCTGGGCACCGATGGATGGTTTTGGCAGCGAAAAGTTTCAAACAGTGCAGCAACTATTTCTGCACTTTCTTCACCTTCAAGGCCatcatcaaaaagaaagagaaagagaggGGTGCTGCTGATTTTCCAAAACGAGCACgggttttttttaagaGTGCGGTTGCCTTAAGGTGTATGGGCTCATGCCAGGAACAATGCAATAGAGTTTTGAGTTTCTTTAAGGTTGAGCAGGGCAAAAGCGGGACCGTGTCCATCCATTCAATGCCAACTGGCGTGTTCAGGATCTGCAGCAGTGGCTTCCATAGGACCCCGCAATCTAAGAGAAGGATACGCTACGTTATGTAGGCTGAGCGCCGTTCAAAACAGGTCTTTGTCTTTGGTCTGGCTGAACCGTCGCTGACAAAAAGGGCGCGTCGTCAAAAGTCCAGAACCTGTTCTTGCGGGAAGCAGAATCTGTCTGCCCGGATCTGCCCGGATCTGTAAGTGTTTGACTCAGAcaagtttcttttgatgaGATGGGTAGAGATCCCCGCCCGTTTCTTTTGTCTAGCGGGATTGCTTGTTAATGGTCTGCTAGCACACACtgctgttttctttttttcttcttccattttcttttctttttcatcctCTTCTCTTACCATATCATACTACTTGCGTAATGTGTGAGTGGAGTGGAAGAGCGGGCGTGGTGTTTCTTTTGGGCCCGTTTCGTGTTTCCTTCACCTATAAAGATAGACCTTGATTGCTGTTTTCTCCTCTTTGATGCTATCCCCTTTTCTGCAAACTCTTATCCACCAACTTTGCACAAGAGCACATACATAATAGCAAGAGACAATGATGTTTTGCAAATTACTGACACCTTACTCGGTGCTATCGATTTTGAATGCCGGCGTGCTCAAGGCGGCGACAGCGGCGCCATCGCCCGGCATCCAAATGACGGAAAATGGAGACGAAAATCATCATGAGCACGTCAAGCGTGGCGGAACATGCGATTTTCCAAACTACGATGGGATGGTCGCAGTGCAGAAAGGCGGCAGCAATGCCGGGTGGGCCATGAGTCCCGACCAAGAGTGTTCGCACGGGACATGGTGCCCCTACGCGTGCCAACCGGGCCAACTAATGGGACAGTGGGACCCATCGGCCACCACATACGCTTACCCGAAGTGCCAAAACGGCGGACTATACTGCGATTCCAACGGGAACCTGCAAAAGCCCAACAGCGGCAACGACTACTGCTATGACGGGAAGGGGACCGTGGTGGCGAAGAACACCGCCGGCGGCGGAGACGTGGCGTTTTGCCAGACCGTGCTGCCCGGCAACGAAGCCATGCTGATCCCGACGCTGGTGGGGTCCGGCTCACAGCAGACGCTGGCCGTGCCCGGGACGGACTACTGGGCCTCCACCGCATCGCACTACTACATAAACGCGCCCGGCGTGAGCGTGGCGGACGGGTGCCAGTGGGGGAGCTCTTCCAGCCCGCAGGGCAACTGGGCTCCGTACGTGGCGGGCGCCAATATGGACGATAACCAAAACACGTTCGTCAAGATCGGGTGGAACCCGGTGTACCTGGAGTCGTCGTGCCCCTTCAAGGACGTGAAGCCGTCGTTCGGAATCAAGATTACGTGCGACGACGAGTCGCAGTGCGAGGGGCTGCCCTGCTCGATTGACCCGAGCTCCAACGGCGTCAACGAGGTGTCGAGCTCTGGCGGCGGCTCCTCCGGGGCTGGCGGCGGTAACTTCTGTGTCGTGACGGCCAAGAACGGCGCCAAGGCCAACATTGAAGTGTTCGACAGCGGCTCGTCGTCgtccaagaagaagagagagGTGGGCGCGCCCAACGTCAGCACCACAACGGTCACCCAGATCGAGTACAGAACCGTTACGGTTATTGCCtagtttgtttgtttttttttttagtttttttttatatatttagtTGTGTATTACTAGAGAATgtgatattattttttttatttttcttgttgcGTCCCGGAAATCACAGAacacaagaaaaaacttgaaCTGGTGTGCAAATATTTACATGGCtatcctttctttttttattttcactTACTCTCTTCTTACGTTATACAggaatatatacatatatgtgTTTGTGTGCGCAGAACCAGCTCATTGCTTGTGCTCCCTCTGCTGGGCTTCCTGCTCGATCTTCTTGATGGCCTCCTCCCTCCGAAAGTCGGTGATCCGCTTCTCCTTGAAGTACTTGATCCAACTGTGAGCGCAGTTCTCCTCAAACTTCTTGTTCTCCGCCGGACACTGGGCACCTATGATCTTGCCGTTCTTGGGGTCGGTGGCGTCCAGAACATTGGCTCTGTCCAGACACTGGAAGAACACGTCCCTGGACTCCCAGCACAGCTTCCGCTGCGACCGGGTGTTAGGGGGTTGAGAATCCTTCTTGCCGCTGTCGAATGAAAACAAGCCCATCGCGAGTTGATACTTTACGTGTGAGTGTGAGTGTGAGTGTGAGTGTGGTGCAGTGCAGTGCAGTGCAGTGCGTGTCCCATGTACCAAACAGAAAACCCTGCTAGCACAGCACCACCCTCCTATCTCATTCTCATTCTCGTTCTCGTTCTCGTTCTTTGCTCACCTGTCTCTGCCCACCGCGCCGTCAAGCCCGTTTTGTTGGATTTAGCCCGGGGCCACCGGTAGCTGCACGGCGGGCGCCGATATGCCATCAAAACTAGCGTCTTCAGGGACCTGGCGGTACACAACACAATACAACACGATGCTTCGATCGCATCGCCCTTTGTGTTGAAGCAGGATCAGACAGCACCAAACAGGCACTGCAGGACCCGCCGCAAAGACCCGCCAACAAGACTTGGCGGGTTGTTGATTGCTGGCCATGGGCGTCTAAAACTGGCCGCCGCTCGGCTTTTGGCTGCGCGTAGGCCTTTACCCAACAAAAATCATCGCAAAGTAGACGAAATaagacgaaaaaaaaaaattaaaaaaaataaaaaaaaaaagagtctGAACCGCCCAGGTCCATTCTCGTTGCTCGGCCGCGCAAACTTATATAAGCAGTGGCGAGATGTGCTTGCCATTCAGAAGCGTCGAGTGCCTGGGGAGAGAATGGCCTGTTGGTTGTGTCTTGTTCTTgtgtttgttcttgttctatCCTTTGATTGTCTCACGTAACCTAATCAACAACTCGCCGCCGCTTCCCTGCCCCCCCCAACAAAAACtgttcttctctttctgtTTTTAGATAAGGCTCAACAATACGCACTACAGATCATTCATTTTCCCTTTTGCCTGCAGCCATCTCTGCGTCCCGTAAAAGCAAGAATACAATACATAAGAGCGCATCGCCAGGATCCCAGCACACATTTTGCCCTCCTCTATTCCCTTATCCACTAGAACCTGCAAGCTAAGCACGCACTCAATGACCGAACAATTCTCCGTCGAAGTCGGCAAAGCCGCTAACGAGCATGAAACCGCTCCCAGAAGAAACATCCGTGTCAGAAAACAGCCCATAGTTAGACCGTTGGGCTCCTCCGCCTCCACGATGTACGAATTCGCCCTCGAGTGTTTTACCAGGGGTGGCAAGAAGAACGGTATGGCTTGGAGAGAAACCGTCGAAATCCATGAGACCAAGAAGACCATTGTTAAAAGGGTCAACGGCAAGGATAAGCCCATGGAGAAGACGTGGTTGTACTACGAATTGTCTCCATACCACCACATGACCTACGAGGAGATGACGTGCATGATGCACGACGTCGGTCGTGGGCTGTTGAAAATAGGTGTCAAGCCCAATGGTGGAGACAAGCTCCACATCTTTGCCTCCACTTCCCACAAATGGATGAAAACATTCTTGGGGTGCCTGTCCCAGGGCATCCCCGTCGTCACCGCGTATGACACGTTGGGTGAGAGCGGTCTGATTCATTCCATGGTCGAGACCGAGTCCTCGGCCATCTTCACCGACAACCAACTGCTAGCCAAGCTGGCAGTGCCCTTGCAATCCGCAAAGGACATCAAATTCGTCATTCACAGCGAAGCCATCGATCCTAGTGACAAGAGACAGAGCGGTAAGCTGTACAAGGCCGGCAAGGCCGCCGTTGATAAGATCAAGGAAGTTAGACCAGACATCAAAATCTACAGTTTCGACGAAATCGTCGAACTCGGTAAGAGGGCCAAAGACGAGATCGAACTCCACTTCCCCAAGCCGGAGGACATGGCCTGTGTCATGTACACTTCCGGTTCCACCGGTACGCCAAAGGGTGTGGTATTGACCCATCGCAACATTGTTGCCGGTATCGGTGGTGTGGGCCACAGTGTCTACGGATGGATCAACTCTTCAGACCGTGTCATTGCATTCCTGCCCCTGGCTCATATTTTCGAATTGACTTTTGAATTCGAATCCTTCTACTGGAACAGTCTTCTAGGGTACGCCAGCATCAAGACGTTGACCTCCACTTCTACACGCAATTGTGAAGGTGACTTGGTCGAGTTCAAGCCCACCTTAATGGTGGGTGTCGCCGCCGTATGGGAAACAATCAGAAAGGGTATCTTGGCCAAGATCGGCGAGTTGCCTAGCTTGTCCCAAAAGCTCTTTTGGACCGCTTATGCcctcaaggaaaaaaacgTGCCATGCAGTGGGTTTATAAGTCGTTTGATCTTTAAAAGAATCAAACAGGCCACTGGTGGGCAACTGAGGTATATCATGAATGGTGGGTCCGCGATCAGCATAGATGCTCAAAAATTTCTGTCCAATGTCCTGTGTCCCATGCTGATTGGTTACGGGTTAACAGAATGTGTGGCCAACGCTTGTGTGGTAGAACCTGACCATTTCTTCGAATTCGGTGTCGCCGGTGATATTGTTGGTACCATGACAGCTAAATTAGTAGACGTTGAAGAGTTGGGTTACTTCGCAAAAAATAACCAAGGGGAATTACTACTAAAGGGTGCACCCGTCTTATCTGAATACTACAATAACCCTGAAGAAACCGCCCTCGCTTTGACTGAGGACGGTTGGTTCCGTACTGGTGACGTCGCTGAGTGGACTTCCAGGGGACAAGTTAAACTTATTGacagaaaaaagaatcTGGTAAAAACCCTAAACGGTGAGTACATTGCAttggaaaaattagaaTCCATTTACAGATCAAACCCTTATGTGCAAAACGTCTGTGTTTATGCTGATGAAACAAAAGTTAAACCAATCGGTATTGTGGTACCCAACTTGGGACCTTTATCCAATCTGGCCATTGAGTTGGGTGTAATGCATTCTGGTGAAGACGTTGAGTGTTATATCCACACAAGGAAACTACAAGATGCTGTTTGGAGAGATATGATAACAACAGCCACATCTCAAGGTTTGAACGGTATTGAATTGTTGTGTGGTATTGTTTTCTACRAAGAAGAATGGACTCCTGAAAATGGGCTTGTTACATCCGCTCAGAAATTAAGGAGAAGAGATATCTTAGCCGCCGTCTTGCCTGATGTTGAAAGAGTTTTCGCAGAATGCggttaaattttttcttcccatcCACACCATTCCTTTTACGCATGAATTTGCAAATACCAAAATCACGTACATGATACGAGGTTTTTTTACATAGATACAGTTAATTAATAATTAATAAATTACATTACATACATACAagattttcatttcaataagacaaaaaaataaaaataaaaagaaaactacaAGCGCATAAGTATATATAGTAAATTTCTCCCGGATATGAAACTGC contains these protein-coding regions:
- the CUS1 gene encoding U2 snRNP complex subunit CUS1; protein product: MARTKSRKRSGTKQSKNVSVVNSKADIAAMIEARRLKQNKGSVELATKKRAINGLVDEKLEEQFKDVLRRFQVQAHEAVPKETRNQNDQVVTTVKAGHVMEANPDAKRELENVFQDDGEEHFSTRKRRKMEKPSLSELKSQVPFPQNIEWYDCDASYPALLASIKCTKNVIPVPNHWQSKKEYLSGRSLLGKMPFELPDIIKKTNIEQMRSTLPQSGPDAQDEKSLKEASRARVQPKMGTLDLDYKKLHDVFFKTGANWKPDHLLPFGDVYYENRNLFEEAKWRRMVNRKRPGRISQELREIMNLPEGQLPPWCMKMKDVGLPTGYPNLKIAGLNWDITNLKGDVYGKIIPHGQSRAKNQTKKYFGALISFETPEFETTKGDEEVDRVEKKLQDGDVKDEAENKLKYVQKDISEGITLEEEEEVENGEEPLEKQLYTILK
- the YHM2 gene encoding Yhm2p; this encodes MSSTTTANVIEKKPVSFSNILLGACLNLSEVTTLGQPLEVVKTTMAANRNLTFLESVKHVWSRGGILGYYQGLIPWAWIEGSTKGAVLLFVSAEAEYRFKSLGLSNFASGIMGGVTGGVTQAYLTMGFCTCMKTVEITRHKSATAGGVPQSSWSVFKTIYQKEGIRGINKGVNAVAIRQMTNWGSRFGLSRLVEDGIRKATGKTGKDDKLSALEKISASAVGGGLSAWNQPIEVIRVEMQSKKEDPNRPKNLTVGKTFKYIYQSNGLKGLYRGVTPRIGLGIWQTVFMVGFGDMAKEFVARMTGETPVAKH
- the RPL20A gene encoding 60S ribosomal protein eL20 — encoded protein: MRIFASNEVIAKSRYWYFLQRLHKVKKASGEIVTINQINEAHPTKVKNFGVWVRYDSRSGTHNMYKEIRDVSRVAAVETLYQDMAARHRTRFRSIHILKVAEIEKTADVKRQYVKQFLTKDLKFPLPHRVQKSSKTFSYKRPSTFY
- the ZRC1 gene encoding Zn(2+) transporter ZRC1, producing the protein MISGKELRIISLLTLDTIFFLLELIIGYMSHSLALIADSFHMLNDIISLLVALWAVDVAKNRGPDAKYTYGWKRAEILGALINAVFLIALCFSIMIEALQRLIEPQEIQNPKLVLYVGVAGLISNIAGLFLFHDHGSDSLHSHSHGSIEGGNNDLDIESNATHSHSHASLPNDNFSADEDAISSPGPSEDIREVLPQSVVNRLSNENQPLLNHDDHGHNSGPKKNKQRSLNMHGVFLHVLGDALGNIGVITAALFIWKTEYSWRFYSDPIVSLLITIIIFSSALPLSRRASRILLQATPSTISADQIQREILAVPGVVAVHDFHIWNLTESIYIASIHVQIDCTPDKFISSAKLIRKIFHQHGIHSATVQPEFVSGEVNEDIRRRFSIIAGGTEPSPSSSQEAFENNGNSERDKKRSPTAYGATTASSNCIVDDAVNCNTSNCL
- the COA6 gene encoding Coa6p, translating into MGLFSFDSGKKDSQPPNTRSQRKLCWESRDVFFQCLDRANVLDATDPKNGKIIGAQCPAENKKFEENCAHSWIKYFKEKRITDFRREEAIKKIEQEAQQREHKQ
- the FAA4 gene encoding long-chain fatty acid-CoA ligase FAA4 yields the protein MTEQFSVEVGKAANEHETAPRRNIRVRKQPIVRPLGSSASTMYEFALECFTRGGKKNGMAWRETVEIHETKKTIVKRVNGKDKPMEKTWLYYELSPYHHMTYEEMTCMMHDVGRGLLKIGVKPNGGDKLHIFASTSHKWMKTFLGCLSQGIPVVTAYDTLGESGLIHSMVETESSAIFTDNQLLAKLAVPLQSAKDIKFVIHSEAIDPSDKRQSGKLYKAGKAAVDKIKEVRPDIKIYSFDEIVELGKRAKDEIELHFPKPEDMACVMYTSGSTGTPKGVVLTHRNIVAGIGGVGHSVYGWINSSDRVIAFLPLAHIFELTFEFESFYWNSLLGYASIKTLTSTSTRNCEGDLVEFKPTLMVGVAAVWETIRKGILAKIGELPSLSQKLFWTAYALKEKNVPCSGFISRLIFKRIKQATGGQLRYIMNGGSAISIDAQKFLSNVLCPMLIGYGLTECVANACVVEPDHFFEFGVAGDIVGTMTAKLVDVEELGYFAKNNQGELLLKGAPVLSEYYNNPEETALALTEDGWFRTGDVAEWTSRGQVKLIDRKKNLVKTLNGEYIALEKLESIYRSNPYVQNVCVYADETKVKPIGIVVPNLGPLSNLAIELGVMHSGEDVECYIHTRKLQDAVWRDMITTATSQGLNGIELLCGIVFYXEEWTPENGLVTSAQKLRRRDILAAVLPDVERVFAECG